Proteins encoded by one window of Fusarium graminearum PH-1 chromosome 1, whole genome shotgun sequence:
- a CDS encoding DNA replication licensing factor mcm6 — protein MATPSSDAGFMMSDGPSRAAATPRRNYGVPSSSASRPRGPPSENMGGAPSDEEGDGFADDQVPRGLRINNTAEISRVEDRIGLLVQEHFESFIENFQEDPISAPTPSAPTPSAVTTDKYYVAQIAGMRTYSLSTFYVDYRHLAAYENGSLADGVMRQYYRFLPFLTAALHNMIAKYQPEYFREHRQPTTSSNITTSAASHFGSSGQTESTHRKNEHQQTDKLFSIAFYNLPLVSRVRALRATNIGQLLSISGTVTRTSEVRPELSMATFNCEACRTVVPNVEQTFRYTEPTQCPNSTCQNRVAWQLDIRRSTFVDWQKVRIQENSSEIPTGSMPRTMDVILRGEIVDRAKAGEKCIFTGALIVVPDVSQLGLPGLRPTAIRDDRNAPRGGDAGGTGISGLKALGVRDLTYRLAFLACMVNPDTAASGQSAASSAADVVNALTTNTANDIDQSVEDAQAAVLASMNPSEIDDLRAMVHGDHIYSRLVQSIAPMVYGHEVVKKGLLLQLMSGVHKSTAEGMQLRGDINICIVGDPSTSKSQFLKYVCSFAPRAVYTSGKASSAAGLTAAVVKDEETGEFTIEAGALMLADNGVCAIDEFDKMDIADQVAIHEAMEQQTISIAKAGIQATLNARTSILAAANPVGGRYNRKTTLRANINMSAPIMSRFDLFFVVLDECNEQVDRHLAEHIVGIHQLRDEAVEPEFSTEQLQRYIRFAKTFRPEFTDEAKEVLVEKYKELRADDAQGGVGKNSYRITVRQLESMIRLSEAIAKVNCVEEISIDMVVEAYNLLRQSIISVEHDDVEVYDEEPIEDSETLLRAADAAHGRDQEGDAVMEEDEQPGRSSVAPERKKQTITYDNYVKMVNMFVQRIYEGEAANAEGIAGEDLVNWYLEQKEDELEGEEDYHREKALANMVLKKMVKDNYLMALRGEGLDGEASSASEQIVYIVHPNCSVEEH, from the exons ATGGCTACTCCTTCCAGCGATGCTGGCTTCATGATGTCGGATGGCCCCTCAAGGGCTGCTGCAACCCCTAGACGCAACTATGGCGTCCCCTCGTCTTCCGCCTCACGTCCGCGGGGGCCTCCTTCAGAGAACATGGGAGGAGCACCcagtgatgaagagggcgaTGGCTTCGCAGACGATCAAGTTCCTCGCGGCCTAAGAATCAATAATACTGCTGAAATCAGTCGTGTGGAGGACAGAATTGGCCTGCTGGTACAGGAACACTTTGAGTCCTTCATCGAGAA CTTCCAAGAGGATCCCATCAGCGCTCCCACACCGAGTGCCCCAACACCCAGCGCAGTCACTACAGACAAGTACTATGTTGCCCAGATCGCGGGCATGCGCACATACTCCCTCTCGACATTCTACGTCGACTACAGACATTTGGCTGCGTATGAAAATGGAAGTTTGGCAGATGGTGTGATGCGCCAGTACTACCGCTTTCTCCCCTTCCTCACCGCCGCCTTGCACAACATGATCGCCAAGTACCAGCCAGAGTACTTTCGTGAGCATCGCCAGCCCACCACTTCGAGCAACATCACTACCTCAGCAGCCAGCCATTTTGGCTCATCTGGCCAGACCGAGTCGACGCACCGCAAGAATGAGCATCAGCAAACCGACAAGCTCTTTTCGATCGCTTTCTACAACCTGCCTCTAGTCTCCAGAGTCCGTGCTCTCCGAGCCACCAACATTGGCCAGctcctttccatctctggaACCGTCACCCGAACATCAGAAGTCCGACCCGAGCTGTCCATGGCCACATTCAATTGTGAGGCCTGCCGTACAGTTGTGCCAAACGTCGAGCAGACCTTCCGATACACTGAACCTACACAATGTCCCAACTCTACATGCCAAAACCGTGTGGCTTGGCAGCTCGACATTCGACGTAGCACTTTTGTTGATTGGCAAAAAGTACGAATTCAGGAGAACAGTTCCGAAATCCCTACGGGCAGCATGCCTCGAACCATGGACGTCATTCTACGAGGTGAAATTGTCGATCGAGCCAAGGCTGGAGAGAAGTGTATCTTTACTGGTGCTTTGATCGTTGTCCCTGATGTCAGCCAACTTGGTCTTCCTGGACTGCGGCCGACCGCTATTCGCGATGATCGCAATGCACCCAGAGGAGGTGATGCTGGTGGAACTGGAATTAGTGGCCTCAAGGCTCTTGGTGTGCGTGACTTGACGTATCGACTTGCATTCCTTGCTTGCATGGTGAACCCGGACACCGCGGCAAGTGGCCAGTCTGCTGCTAGTAGCGCAGCTGATGTTGTTAATGCCTTGACAACGAACACGGCCAACGACATTGATCAATCCGTGGAAGATGCCCAGGCCGCTGTTCTGGCATCCATGAACCCATCTGAAATTGATGACCTTCGAGCCATGGTGCACGGAGATCACATCTATTCACGACTTGTCCAATCTATTGCCCCCATGGTCTATGGCCACGAAgttgtcaagaagggtctgcttcttcaacttATGTCAGGTGTTCATAAGAGCACTGCTGAAGGCATGCAGCTTCGAGGTGATATCAACATTTGTATCGTTGGTGATCCATCTACCTCCAAGTCGCAGTTCCTCAAGTACGTCTGCTCCTTTGCACCCCGTGCTGTCTACACCAGTGGTAAGGCTTCATCTGCCGCTGGTCTTACTGCTGCAGtggtcaaggatgaggagaCAGGCGAGTTTACCATTGAGGCCGGTGCCCTCATGCTGGCAGATAACGGTGTTTGCGCcattgatgagtttgacaagatggacattgCCGATCAAGTCGCTATCCACGAAGCTATGGAACAGCAGACCATTTCCATCGCAAAGGCCGGTATCCAAGCCACTCTCAATGCTCGAACAAGTattcttgctgctgcaaacCCTGTCGGTGGTCGGTATAACCGCAAGACGACTCTCCGCGCtaacatcaacatgtctgCACCTATCATGTCTCGTtttgatctcttctttgttgttctaGATGAGTGCAATGAGCAGGTTGACCGTCACTTGGCAGAGCACATTGTCGGTATCCACCAACTGCGCGATGAGGCCGTGGAGCCCGAGTTCAGCACAGAACAGCTCCAACGATACATCCGCTTCGCCAAGACTTTCCGACCCGAGTTTActgatgaggccaaggaagTTCTCGTGGAGAAGTACAAGGAGCTTCGGGCTGATGACGCCCAGGGAGGCGTTGGAAAGAACTCTTATCGAATCACCGTGCGTCAGCTGGAGAGTATGATTCGTCTCTCGGAAGccattgccaaggtcaactGTGTCGAGGAGATTAGTATTGATATGGTTGTGGAAGCCTATAACCTTCTGCGCCAGAGTATCATCTCGGTCGAAcacgatgatgttgaagtcTACGATGAAGAGCCTATTGAGGATAGCGAGACACTCCTCCGCGCTGCAGATGCAGCTCATGGCCGTGACCAGGAGGGCGATGCGGTaatggaggaggatgagcaACCTGGCCGCAGCAGCGTTGCACctgagaggaagaaacaaacaatcacTTATGACAACTATGTCAAGATGGTCAACATGTTTGTGCAGCGCATATATGAAGGCGAGGCCGCCAATGCGGAAGGTATCGCTGGCGAGGACCTAGTCAACTGGTACCTGGAGCagaaggaggatgagctCGAGGGCGAGGAAGACTACCATCGCGAAAAGGCCCTGGCTAACATGgtgctcaagaagatggtcaaggaCAACTATCTCATGGCTCTTCGTGGCGAGGGTCTTGACGGCGAAGCAAGCTCAGCATCTGAACAGATTGTCTATATTGTGCACCCCAATTGTTCCGTGGAGGAGCACTAG